In the genome of Phragmites australis chromosome 9, lpPhrAust1.1, whole genome shotgun sequence, the window ATTTGATTATGAACTATGCCCATAGAGCTAATATTGACATAGAAGCAGATCCAAGCACCAAAGCAATGTAAGAGGCCTTCTTCAGTTTTAGGGATGCTGACATCATCTTGTTATGGAAAAAATCAAGAGAAATAAGATCGACAAGCGCCATATAAATAAGGATTCCAGCAGAAAGTGAACCAAGAATCCCTTCCATTATTAAGGCGTTTGGACTGCTGTCGTCATAGCCAGTCATATGGAAGACTGCCATTCCAAGCAGTATTCCCAATGGTGTTGTCACTGAGAACATTATGCACATGTAACCAACTGTTGCCATCCCAAAACCAGCCTGAGAGAAATAGACAAGTATGTATTCAGTGATTCAGTCATCCATGTCGAACACAAGAATGCATAAGTGGTGTTTACAAGCTATTACAAATTACAAAGAAAAACAGCTGAAGCAGTTCTTGATATGTTTCTAACAATTAATGAAGAGATGATATACTAGGATATGGAGCTAGGAAATGGTGAGGTATGCAACTGAAATTATTCTAAAGGAATAGTGTCATCCAAAGTTATGAGCTATGAATAGGACTATTTAACAAAGTCGCATACTAAATGGCTGTTCCAGGTGGTAGCTTTATTGGGTTCATTATGCTTTATCAACTGAGAAAAAAATTGCACTAGTGCCCCTGCTAAAACTGGACAACACATCACTCTTGAATCAATTTGCTGTTGCCCTTTCCATGCAGCCTACATCGGTGTGAATCCTAGTGTTCAAGCATGTCTTCCAACCTCTTTAATTTACTTTTCCATTAACTTGAAAACTGCTTTATGGAATTGCCCTCCAACAAGACACCACTAAACCAAAAGGATTTCACAGTCTTAACGCTACTGTTCTGTCGCTCCTCCTTCATCTGTAGACCGTAACACATCAACCACATTTTCTTCAATAGTGGCATACTGGCATGAGGACAAAAGGTAAATATTGTGCAAATGTGGATAAACAATGACGTGGACGAACTTAATTTGATGGGAAAAAGATCTTCAAGTAACTAATGAGGAGATGCTATACTAATATACAAAGTCAGGAAGTTGTAAGGTATGCAACTGGAAATTACTCTAAAGGAGTAGTGGCATCTAAAGTTATGAGTAATTATTTAACAAAGGGACTTACTAAATGGATGTTCCAGGTGGTGGCCTTATTTGGTACATTATGCTTTATTAACTGAGAAAAATATAGGAATTGCCCCTGCTAAAACTGGACACATCACTTTAGATTCAATTTGCTGTTGTATTTTCCATGCACCCTTCATCTGTATGAATCCCAACGTTTGGGCATACCTTGCATTGCAACCACTTTACTTTACTTTTTCATTAAAATGCCAAATTGCTTTCTCGAATTGCCATCTAACAAGATACCACCAAACCAAAAAGGACTTTAAAGTCCTAGTGCTATTGTTCTGTCACTCTTCCTTAGTGCATAACACATAAACCTTGTTTTCTTCTAGTGGCACAAGGACAATAGGTACACATTATGCGAACGTGGATAAAAATTGGCGTGGGAGAAGGATCCTCAAAGACAGTTTGGCCTCCATGGGTTTAGGTAATGCAAAAAGTTCATGCTTCTAGATTTTCCCTGCTGAATAAATGCAATAATGGCACAAAAAAAGTTCTAGCTGATTGTGGTGCACAACAGGGATCCTTCCACCAAGAATCATTATAAACTCCAAGTTATGCAAAGGGTTCGGAGGAATACAAGGGGCTTCACAAATTGTATTCAACTACAAATATTCCCCACCTAACAAAGTGGTATGTGCCAGACATCGCAACTCTGAATAAAAAATGGATGACAAGTTTAATGTAAGACAGACAAATCAACCATTTAAATCAATAATAGGAGGGAATGATCCCTTGTCCTGTCTGTATTAATCATTGTATCAGACATCAAAATAGGTAGTTAATAACATTGTACAATCCCCACATAAAAATATGGCTTGAAGTCAATCATACCCTCTTTTTCAATGAAACCAAACCAATCAGTCAAATCATATAATATCCACCTTACTGCAATATGAAAGAGAACACTGATATCACATATTCAAGTAAGCTGAGAACTCCTGAGTTTCTATACTACCAAAACTAAATTCGCAGCGGAATTCACAAAACAAGCAAAACTAACTATGGAGCTAAATAGCAATCATGTTTCTACAATGCTTTAAAATCACAAGTTCTTGCAACACTACCGAATCAACAACCTGAGGAAACACGATCACGTTAAGAATAATTCCACACACAATACAACAAATTGAGACATAGGTTTCACTCTCACCTGTGCTATGCAACCGCCAAGGCCCATACCCTCGAACACCTGGTGGAAGGATAGCGCAACAACAAGCGGTCGGATTGCGCAGACATCCTGCGACATTCCCATGGTTACCCCAATGATAACCGAGTGGAACACTATCCCAATTTCCAGCACCTTGGACACCATCTTCTGCTTgttcctcgcctcctcctcctccccctcccctacctccaccacctcatGCCCACCGCCATGGCATCCGGCACCGACGACCGCGACCTCGTCGCTGCACACCAATGCGGCCCCTTTCTTGGCTCCGAAGAGCGCCACGTCGTCCCTGTCCGGGTCGCCGCCGTTCCTGGCGGCGTGCAGCGCCGGGTCCTCGCGGTCAGCGTCCAAGAAAGCGCGTTTCTTGGGGCTCATTTCGCCGGTGAGCTCGAAGACGGGGGATTTCTTGGGGATAGGGGCGTAGTTCTGGTGCTCGTTGGCCTCGCCGGCGTGGCCGTGGGCTTCGAGGTGGGAGGAGGCGGAGAGGTCGACGAGCAGCGCGAGCAGCGCACCGACGAGGGTGAAGAGCCCCGCGAAGGGGAAGTCCCGCCAGGGCCTGCGCGACGCGACGGCGCAGTCGGCGAGCGCGGCGTGAGCGTCGGGGAGCACGTGGACGAGCGAGGTGGAGAGGATGACCCCCGCGGCGTAGCACTTGACGAGGAGCAGGCCCCGCGCGTAGCCCTCGCGCCCCCGGAACGCCCGCGTGAGCGCGACGGGGAGGCAAATGCCGACGGCGCTGGCGACGAGGATGGCGAGCAGGGAGCCCGTCTtgagccgcgccgccgccgcaccgtCGCGGCAGACCCTGGAGAAGGTGGTGTCGCCGGCGGGGAGGCAGCCGGCGCCGGACATGTCGGTGGCGGTGGGATATGAAATTGACAAAAAAATTCCCTGGAAGACCGGGACGGAGCAGGGGCGCGTTGTGCTCTCGAGTCTCGAGTCTGGGTTTTGTGGAATTTAGTGGATAGTGAGGGTACTCGAGTCTGGGTTTTGTGGAATTTAGTGGATAGTGGGGGAGAAGTGCTAGCCGTATAGCAGTGTTAAAATAGAATTGGTATGGATAGAAGGATAGTCTATAGGTAGAATAGAATGATTAATTCGACTGATTCTGTTGTGATCTtttcatgtatatatgtatattgctATATAAATAGATGATATCCCTAGGGATTTCTTACCGTAAATAGCTTCTCCAACCTAGCAATAGAGCCAAAAAAAATCTCATCTACTCTCACCGTCATGGTCATGTCCCTCACCTCGAGCAATCAGCTCTCTAGCAACTCTGGTGTGCTTGTCACTAGCCACCCTCTGCAGATTTTATCCACTAACCTCATCACCATTCGTCTTGACCGTACCAATTTCCTCCTCTGTAAGACTCAAGTGGTGCAGGTGCTCTCCAACCAAAATCTCCATAGCTATCTCGATGGTTCCGTGATTACGTCAGCTCAAACTATAGCCGAGGGGACTAGCGATGCCGTCTTGCAGAagcctaacccggagtatcttcGGTAGTGGCAGCAAGATCAAAGTGTGCTCGACACACTGCTCTCCTCCATGACAGAGGATATCATTGACTAGATAATCGGTCATACCACTTCCGTCCATGTGTG includes:
- the LOC133928520 gene encoding zinc transporter 6-like; its protein translation is MSGAGCLPAGDTTFSRVCRDGAAAARLKTGSLLAILVASAVGICLPVALTRAFRGREGYARGLLLVKCYAAGVILSTSLVHVLPDAHAALADCAVASRRPWRDFPFAGLFTLVGALLALLVDLSASSHLEAHGHAGEANEHQNYAPIPKKSPVFELTGEMSPKKRAFLDADREDPALHAARNGGDPDRDDVALFGAKKGAALVCSDEVAVVGAGCHGGGHEVVEVGEGEEEEARNKQKMVSKVLEIGIVFHSVIIGVTMGMSQDVCAIRPLVVALSFHQVFEGMGLGGCIAQAGFGMATVGYMCIMFSVTTPLGILLGMAVFHMTGYDDSSPNALIMEGILGSLSAGILIYMALVDLISLDFFHNKMMSASLKLKKASYIALVLGSASMSILALWA